The following are encoded in a window of Clarias gariepinus isolate MV-2021 ecotype Netherlands chromosome 8, CGAR_prim_01v2, whole genome shotgun sequence genomic DNA:
- the aifm2 gene encoding apoptosis-inducing factor 2, whose protein sequence is MGGQLSIDEKVHVVIVGGGFGGIAAGMHLKSHGVPFILINPLDAFHHNVASLRASVQSGFAQQTFIPYKKTFGLNFLQGRVTQIDTTEKFVVLDNGKEVRYSHLILCTGSDGPFPGKCSNVDTYQKAIKKYEDIVKEVQAADSVLVVGGGSTGVEMAAEIRTEYPNKRVILVHSRDTLADSELLSSVREEAKQVLLEKGVELFLGQKVSNLDELELNVKGKMIKTDKNEQFTVDLIIFCTGNKINSDAYRSSLAGSLAQNGALKVNKHMQVEGFEDIYAVGDCANVNEPKMAYHAGLHAKVVVTNIINSLAGKALTSYNTGNVTMLLAMGRDDGVGQFNGYKLPRFLVTKGKSQGLLLWKSWMEMGQKAPS, encoded by the exons ATGGGAGGCCAGTTGTCCATTGATGAGAAGGTTCATGTGGTAATTGTTGGTGGTGGGTTTGGTGGCATTGCAGCTGGCATGCATCTTAAAAGTCACGGGGTACCCTTTATCTTGATTAACCCTTTAGATGCATTTCATCACAATGTTGCATCACTGCGCGCTTCAGTTCAAAGTG GCTTTGCCCAGCAAACCTTTATCccttacaaaaaaacatttggccTGAATTTCCTTCAGGGCCGTGTGACACAAATAGACACTACAGAAAAATTTGTTGTGCTCGACAATGGAAAG GAAGTAAGATATTCACACCTGATTCTCTGTACTGGGTCAGATGGACCTTTTCCTGGGAAATGCAGCAATGTGGATACGTACCAGAAAgccataaagaaatatgaagatATTGTAAAAGAG GTCCAGGCAGCTGACTCAGTGCTCGTAGTTGGTGGTGGATCCACCGGGGTGGAAATGGCTGCTGAGATCAGGACAGAATATCCAAACAAGAGG GTTATTCTTGTTCACTCACGTGATACCCTAGCTGATTCAGAGCTGCTTTCCAGTGTAAGAGAAGAGGCCAAACAGGTACTACTCGAGAAAGGAGTGGAGTTATTTTTAG gaCAGAAAGTTTCAAACCTTGATGAGCTGGAACTGAATGTGAAGGGCAAAATGATAAAGACGGATAAGAACGAGCAGTTTACTGTTGACCTTATTATTTTCTGTACAGGGAATAAGATCAATTCAGATGCATACAGGTCCAGTTTAG CTGGGTCTCTGGCACAGAATGGAGCCCTGAAAGTGAATAAGCACATGCAGGTGGAGGGCTTTGAAGATATATATGCTGTTGGGGACTGTGCTAACGTGAATGAACCAAAGATGGCCTACCATGCTGGACTTCATGCCAAGGTGGTTGTGACAAATATTATTAACAGTCTGGCCGGAAAAGCACTGACGTCATACAACACAG GAAATGTGACAATGCTGTTGGCTATGGGCAGAGATGATGGTGTGGGACAATTCAATGGTTATAAACTACCTCGCTTCTTAGTCACTAAGGGGAAGAGTCAAGGCTTACTGCTGTGGAAGAGCTGGATGGAAATGGGACAGAAAGCACCTAGCTAG